A single window of Solanum dulcamara chromosome 5, daSolDulc1.2, whole genome shotgun sequence DNA harbors:
- the LOC129889102 gene encoding uncharacterized protein LOC129889102 isoform X6, which yields MSISKNSQRPPLSNLDGIQDLENGSSFVSAYIGSNSKDINTFNSLPDLKISKLLGINSSLLQMDGSSVSSSIELRLGHPSQQSKMLGTLAQQTFEYHSIVKPMEYQQSLFPEPLMHKAVESQAVEESRSNFHMLNSSPGSGKGQLDLVNSAYGLHNTTSESRTRNSIFPVVQAQFKGPSEGLLYSEDIKNMVNGSHIPPGEPQYQLEGFNFSALTRGGSLRAQDSGVYCQLSSDLNAVHWPYLRHGGSECNISPSVEQANYFPVAPNTFMCYCCNSAVQPDFSVEKHHFIGEPLDTTQIEQNGVSGCITNLFACKLNGSEKVPLNNVASLEGSDLVWNRINKMECHSSQWRDVPKKVTGAVSLTFKGQKTDFLNMNEKMRGQNADAGGNKPSCDVAFQNAECLKEPEIPNVSSGGSAPVVTEASAVIHDNVLSTADGQKTLASNVVLDEGSGINRSWLSNDAQGSEQSAEFLGVACEFNPMDAGPSKGFADNSSRSLIDELRVRDSLKLKKMQNHSSFSIQEKSHRIHKVVDFSIKVIRKRTKWGKLDTTLPAVYSACGYPEGTCGSGLEHSCNDKQGALLSDNGSAEKCMYSIEPSFRERRFRMGSLNTLSCNVKVNCHDAKAISTQSDHLKVDDDDTFVACELTRRKRPKLDTATPVRQADEGYNLGVDAAAKCSMVDTSTFPEMHEKVYRRAVRPIVGQKYGVISNANPSKPVKFVSLRKICDSLEKCGSSGNSTAKLTSVKLRKASAKEKHRRINRSPYLKKVRICNANCVVTTKKSKSHLLTSSELDPCQSLEQSKRVHCHGGEQGAYLCYSLEKRRYDCLIETGNIADDSLPTPQKPLCKEIHKQDLNELTLEGIHPGEGDSTCARTEGYKGRKKEGVRYNFRQYPESGGGCLVAQEQLNAWIYITGQKPSRKEMLRLPPKDAEYDYRKEYARYKHSKGWKSLVVYKSGIHALGLYTSRFILQGEMVVEYVGEIVGLRVADKREIEYLSGKKLQYKSACYFFRVDREHIVDATQKGGIARFVNHSCLPNCVSRIISLRNEKKVVFFAERDIFPGEEITYDYNFNHEDEGKKIPCYCNSKNCRRYLN from the exons ATGTCTATTTCAAAGAACTCTCAGCGTCCACCATTGTCAAACTTAGATGGGATACAAGACCTGGAGAATGGTTCTTCATTTGTTTCAGCTTATATTGGTTCAAATTCTAAGGACATAAATACCTTCAATTCTCTTCCAgatctcaaaatttcaaaattgctTGGTATCAACAGTTCGCTTTTGCAAATGGACGGAAGTAGTGTCTCCTCAAGTATTGAGTTGAGACTTGGGCATCCATCCCAGCAAAGCAAAATGTTGGGAACTTTAGCTCAACAAACTTTTGAGTATCATTCCATTGTCAAACCAATGGAATACCAACAATCATTGTTTCCAGAGCCCCTTATGCATAAAG CAGTTGAATCACAGGCAGTGGAAGAAAGCAGGTCAAATTTTCATATGTTGAATTCGAGTCCAGGAAGTGGAAAGGGCCAGCTAGACCTTGTCAACTCTGCCTATGGACTCCACAACACAACAAGTGAATCCAGAACTAGAAATTCCATTTTTCCTGTGGTTCAAGCGCAGTTCAAGGGTCCTTCAGAAGGACTACTGTACTCTGAAGATATCAAAAATATGGTTAATGGAAGTCATATTCCACCCGGAGAACCTCAGT ATCAGCTTGAAGGTTTTAATTTTTCAGCTTTAACACGTGGAGGATCGCTGCGTGCTCAAGACTCAGGAGTGTACTGTCAGCTTTCCTCTGATTTAAATGCAGTTCACTGGCCTTACCTAAG ACATGGAGGTTCTGAATGTAATATTTCTCCATCAGTTGAGCAAGCGAATTACTTTCCGGTTGCACCAAATACATTCATGTGTTACTGCTGTAACTCTGCTGTTCAGCCGGACTTTTCTGTTGAAAAACATCATTTCATTGGTGAACCTCTGGATACTACTCAGATAGAACAGAATGGAGTTTCTGGCTGCATTACAAATTTATTTGCTTGTAAGTTGAATGGCAGTGAGAAAGTGCCTTTGAACAATGTGGCCTCTTTGGAAGGAAGTGATTTAGTGTGGAATAGGATAAATAAAATGGAGTGTCACTCTTCTCAATGGAGAGATGTTCCCAAAAAGGTTACTGGAGCAGTTAGTCTGACATTTAAGGGACAGAAAACAGATTTCCTGAACATGAATGAAAAAATGAGAGGACAAAATGCTGATGCTGGTGGAAACAAACCCAGTTGTGATGTAGCTTTTCAAAATGCTGAATGTCTAAAGGAGCCAGAAATACCCAATGTTTCTTCTGGAGGATCTGCACCTGTTGTTACTGAGGCATCTGCAGTGATTCATGACAATGTGCTCTCCACTGCTGATGGTCAAAAGACTCTGGCAAGTAATGTTGTATTAGATGAAGGATCAGGAATCAACAGAAGCTGGTTGTCTAATGATGCGCAAGGCAGTGAACAAAGTGCAGAGTTTCTTGGTGTTGCTTGCGAATTCAACCCCATGGATGCAGGACCATCCAAAGGGTTTGCTGATAATTCTTCTCGTAGTCTGATTGATGAACTTCGAGTGAGAGATtccttaaaattgaagaaaatgcaGAACCATTCTAGCTTCAGCATTCAAGAAAAGAGCCATCGTATTCATAAAGTGGTTGATTTTTCCATAAAGGTCATTAGAAAAAGAACCAAATGGGGAAAGTTGGATACAACACTTCCTGCCGTCTACTCTGCTTGTGGCTATCCAGAGGGCACTTGTGGTTCTGGTCTGGAACATTCGTGCAATGATAAACAAGGTGCCCTCCTATCTGATAACGGCAGTGCAGAAAAATGTATGTATTCCATAGAACCAAGTTTCAGAGAAAGGAGGTTCAGAATGGGTTCATTGAATACTCTTTCTTGCAATGTTAAAGTTAATTGCCATGATGCAAAAGCTATTAGTACTCAGTCAGATCATTTAAAGGTCGATGATGATGATACCTTTGTAGCTTGTGAATTAACAAGAAGAAAGAGGCCGAAATTGGACACTGCAACACCTGTTAGGCAGGCAGATGAGGGATATAATCTAGGTGTTGACGCTGCAGCTAAGTGCAGTATGGTAGATACCTCTACGTTTCCTGAGATGCATGAGAAGGTTTATAGGAGGGCTGTAAGACCTATAGTGGGACAGAAATATGGAGTAATTTCTAATGCGAATCCATCAAAACCAGTCAAATTTGTTTCTCTAAGAAAAATTTGCGACTCATTGGAAAAGTGTGGCTCCTCTGGAAACTCCACTGCAAAATTGACTTCTGTAAAATTAAGGAAGGCAAGTGCAAAAGAAAAACATCGACGCATTAACAGATCTCCATATCTCAAGAAAGTCAGAATTTGTAATGCTAATTGTGTTGTAACTACCAAAAAATCTAAAAGTCATCTCTTGACATCTAGTGAATTGGATCCTTGCCAATCATTAGAGCAATCCAAAAGAGTGCATTGCCATGGAGGTGAACAAGGGGCTTACTTATGCTACTCTTTAGAGAAGAGAAGGTATGATTGCCTTATAGAAACTGGTAATATTGCAGATGATTCTCTGCCAACTCCACAGAAGCCATTGTGCAAGGAGATTCACAAACAGGACCTTAATGAGTTGACACTTGAAG GTATTCATCCAGGAGAAGGAGATTCTACCTGTGCTCGAACAGAG GGATACAAGGGCCGCAAAAAGGAAGGAGTGCGGTATAATTTTCGTCAGTATCCTGAGTCTGGCGGTGGATGCCTTGTTGCCCAGGAGCAACTAAATGCCTGGATTTACATAACTGGACAAAAGCCATCAAGAAAAGAGATGCTGAGGCTTCCACCTAAAGATGCTGAATATGATTATCGG AAGGAATATGCTCGCTATAAGCACTCCAAAGGGTGGAAGAGTTTGGTTGTGTATAAATCTGGCATTCATGCTCTTGGTCTTTACACGTCTAGGTTTATTTTACAAGGCGAAATG GTTGTTGAATATGTGGGTGAGATAGTGGGGCTCCGTGTGGCTGACAAAAGAGAAATTGAGTACCTGTCAGGAAAGAAATTGCAGTATAAGAGTGCTTGTTATTTCTTTAGGGTCGATCGAGAGCATATAGTCGATGCAACCCAGAAGGGAGGGATTGCCCGATTTGTGAACCATTCATGCCTG CCAAACTGCGTTTCCAGAATCATTTCTCTGAGGAATGAGAAGAAG GTAGTATTTTTTGCTGAGAGAGACATTTTTCCTGGAGAAGAGATTACATATGATTACAATTTTAACCATGAAGATGAAGGCAAAAAAATCCCCTGCTACTGTAATTCAAAGAATTGCCGTCGGTATTTAAACTGA
- the LOC129889102 gene encoding uncharacterized protein LOC129889102 isoform X2 produces the protein MAPPKLVMFSNADSGIKFPETGYSGPRHPRVFCLGLTGYLLLTTTGLLGVICFCHGSHMSISRFCQHSGLSHVNPGNAVRMDTGVTIAQWRKLFFHKLGIRTPEDHGGWDWPEVFPVSAGSAEFCPSLPNLSPNSELYGTFGASNGAGQSWNNMSISKNSQRPPLSNLDGIQDLENGSSFVSAYIGSNSKDINTFNSLPDLKISKLLGINSSLLQMDGSSVSSSIELRLGHPSQQSKMLGTLAQQTFEYHSIVKPMEYQQSLFPEPLMHKVESQAVEESRSNFHMLNSSPGSGKGQLDLVNSAYGLHNTTSESRTRNSIFPVVQAQFKGPSEGLLYSEDIKNMVNGSHIPPGEPQYQLEGFNFSALTRGGSLRAQDSGVYCQLSSDLNAVHWPYLRHGGSECNISPSVEQANYFPVAPNTFMCYCCNSAVQPDFSVEKHHFIGEPLDTTQIEQNGVSGCITNLFACKLNGSEKVPLNNVASLEGSDLVWNRINKMECHSSQWRDVPKKVTGAVSLTFKGQKTDFLNMNEKMRGQNADAGGNKPSCDVAFQNAECLKEPEIPNVSSGGSAPVVTEASAVIHDNVLSTADGQKTLASNVVLDEGSGINRSWLSNDAQGSEQSAEFLGVACEFNPMDAGPSKGFADNSSRSLIDELRVRDSLKLKKMQNHSSFSIQEKSHRIHKVVDFSIKVIRKRTKWGKLDTTLPAVYSACGYPEGTCGSGLEHSCNDKQGALLSDNGSAEKCMYSIEPSFRERRFRMGSLNTLSCNVKVNCHDAKAISTQSDHLKVDDDDTFVACELTRRKRPKLDTATPVRQADEGYNLGVDAAAKCSMVDTSTFPEMHEKVYRRAVRPIVGQKYGVISNANPSKPVKFVSLRKICDSLEKCGSSGNSTAKLTSVKLRKASAKEKHRRINRSPYLKKVRICNANCVVTTKKSKSHLLTSSELDPCQSLEQSKRVHCHGGEQGAYLCYSLEKRRYDCLIETGNIADDSLPTPQKPLCKEIHKQDLNELTLEGIHPGEGDSTCARTEGYKGRKKEGVRYNFRQYPESGGGCLVAQEQLNAWIYITGQKPSRKEMLRLPPKDAEYDYRKEYARYKHSKGWKSLVVYKSGIHALGLYTSRFILQGEMVVEYVGEIVGLRVADKREIEYLSGKKLQYKSACYFFRVDREHIVDATQKGGIARFVNHSCLPNCVSRIISLRNEKKVVFFAERDIFPGEEITYDYNFNHEDEGKKIPCYCNSKNCRRYLN, from the exons ATGGCTCCTCCGAAACTAGTAATGTTTTCAAATGCAGATAGTGGCATAAAATTTCCGGAAACAGGATATTCTGGGCCACGCCATCCCCGTGTGTTTTGTTTGGGCTTAA CCGGTTACCTGCTTCTCACAACTACTGGTCTTCTTGGAGTAATTTGCTTCTGCCATGGTTCACATATGTCTATTTCTAGGTTTTGTCAG CATTCTGGTTTATCTCATGTTAATCCTGGCAATGCTGTTCGTATGGACACTGGTGTCACCATAGCTCAGTGGCGGAAGCTCTTCTTCCATAAACTAGGG ATTAGGACTCCTGAAGATCATGGTGGATGGGACTGGCCTGAAGTATTTCCAGTGAGTGCTGGTTCAGCAGAGTTTTGTCCATCCCTTCCCAATTTATCTCCAAATTCTGAGCTGTATGGTACATTTGGAGCTTCAAATGGAGCTGGACAGTCATGGAACAATATGTCTATTTCAAAGAACTCTCAGCGTCCACCATTGTCAAACTTAGATGGGATACAAGACCTGGAGAATGGTTCTTCATTTGTTTCAGCTTATATTGGTTCAAATTCTAAGGACATAAATACCTTCAATTCTCTTCCAgatctcaaaatttcaaaattgctTGGTATCAACAGTTCGCTTTTGCAAATGGACGGAAGTAGTGTCTCCTCAAGTATTGAGTTGAGACTTGGGCATCCATCCCAGCAAAGCAAAATGTTGGGAACTTTAGCTCAACAAACTTTTGAGTATCATTCCATTGTCAAACCAATGGAATACCAACAATCATTGTTTCCAGAGCCCCTTATGCATAAAG TTGAATCACAGGCAGTGGAAGAAAGCAGGTCAAATTTTCATATGTTGAATTCGAGTCCAGGAAGTGGAAAGGGCCAGCTAGACCTTGTCAACTCTGCCTATGGACTCCACAACACAACAAGTGAATCCAGAACTAGAAATTCCATTTTTCCTGTGGTTCAAGCGCAGTTCAAGGGTCCTTCAGAAGGACTACTGTACTCTGAAGATATCAAAAATATGGTTAATGGAAGTCATATTCCACCCGGAGAACCTCAGT ATCAGCTTGAAGGTTTTAATTTTTCAGCTTTAACACGTGGAGGATCGCTGCGTGCTCAAGACTCAGGAGTGTACTGTCAGCTTTCCTCTGATTTAAATGCAGTTCACTGGCCTTACCTAAG ACATGGAGGTTCTGAATGTAATATTTCTCCATCAGTTGAGCAAGCGAATTACTTTCCGGTTGCACCAAATACATTCATGTGTTACTGCTGTAACTCTGCTGTTCAGCCGGACTTTTCTGTTGAAAAACATCATTTCATTGGTGAACCTCTGGATACTACTCAGATAGAACAGAATGGAGTTTCTGGCTGCATTACAAATTTATTTGCTTGTAAGTTGAATGGCAGTGAGAAAGTGCCTTTGAACAATGTGGCCTCTTTGGAAGGAAGTGATTTAGTGTGGAATAGGATAAATAAAATGGAGTGTCACTCTTCTCAATGGAGAGATGTTCCCAAAAAGGTTACTGGAGCAGTTAGTCTGACATTTAAGGGACAGAAAACAGATTTCCTGAACATGAATGAAAAAATGAGAGGACAAAATGCTGATGCTGGTGGAAACAAACCCAGTTGTGATGTAGCTTTTCAAAATGCTGAATGTCTAAAGGAGCCAGAAATACCCAATGTTTCTTCTGGAGGATCTGCACCTGTTGTTACTGAGGCATCTGCAGTGATTCATGACAATGTGCTCTCCACTGCTGATGGTCAAAAGACTCTGGCAAGTAATGTTGTATTAGATGAAGGATCAGGAATCAACAGAAGCTGGTTGTCTAATGATGCGCAAGGCAGTGAACAAAGTGCAGAGTTTCTTGGTGTTGCTTGCGAATTCAACCCCATGGATGCAGGACCATCCAAAGGGTTTGCTGATAATTCTTCTCGTAGTCTGATTGATGAACTTCGAGTGAGAGATtccttaaaattgaagaaaatgcaGAACCATTCTAGCTTCAGCATTCAAGAAAAGAGCCATCGTATTCATAAAGTGGTTGATTTTTCCATAAAGGTCATTAGAAAAAGAACCAAATGGGGAAAGTTGGATACAACACTTCCTGCCGTCTACTCTGCTTGTGGCTATCCAGAGGGCACTTGTGGTTCTGGTCTGGAACATTCGTGCAATGATAAACAAGGTGCCCTCCTATCTGATAACGGCAGTGCAGAAAAATGTATGTATTCCATAGAACCAAGTTTCAGAGAAAGGAGGTTCAGAATGGGTTCATTGAATACTCTTTCTTGCAATGTTAAAGTTAATTGCCATGATGCAAAAGCTATTAGTACTCAGTCAGATCATTTAAAGGTCGATGATGATGATACCTTTGTAGCTTGTGAATTAACAAGAAGAAAGAGGCCGAAATTGGACACTGCAACACCTGTTAGGCAGGCAGATGAGGGATATAATCTAGGTGTTGACGCTGCAGCTAAGTGCAGTATGGTAGATACCTCTACGTTTCCTGAGATGCATGAGAAGGTTTATAGGAGGGCTGTAAGACCTATAGTGGGACAGAAATATGGAGTAATTTCTAATGCGAATCCATCAAAACCAGTCAAATTTGTTTCTCTAAGAAAAATTTGCGACTCATTGGAAAAGTGTGGCTCCTCTGGAAACTCCACTGCAAAATTGACTTCTGTAAAATTAAGGAAGGCAAGTGCAAAAGAAAAACATCGACGCATTAACAGATCTCCATATCTCAAGAAAGTCAGAATTTGTAATGCTAATTGTGTTGTAACTACCAAAAAATCTAAAAGTCATCTCTTGACATCTAGTGAATTGGATCCTTGCCAATCATTAGAGCAATCCAAAAGAGTGCATTGCCATGGAGGTGAACAAGGGGCTTACTTATGCTACTCTTTAGAGAAGAGAAGGTATGATTGCCTTATAGAAACTGGTAATATTGCAGATGATTCTCTGCCAACTCCACAGAAGCCATTGTGCAAGGAGATTCACAAACAGGACCTTAATGAGTTGACACTTGAAG GTATTCATCCAGGAGAAGGAGATTCTACCTGTGCTCGAACAGAG GGATACAAGGGCCGCAAAAAGGAAGGAGTGCGGTATAATTTTCGTCAGTATCCTGAGTCTGGCGGTGGATGCCTTGTTGCCCAGGAGCAACTAAATGCCTGGATTTACATAACTGGACAAAAGCCATCAAGAAAAGAGATGCTGAGGCTTCCACCTAAAGATGCTGAATATGATTATCGG AAGGAATATGCTCGCTATAAGCACTCCAAAGGGTGGAAGAGTTTGGTTGTGTATAAATCTGGCATTCATGCTCTTGGTCTTTACACGTCTAGGTTTATTTTACAAGGCGAAATG GTTGTTGAATATGTGGGTGAGATAGTGGGGCTCCGTGTGGCTGACAAAAGAGAAATTGAGTACCTGTCAGGAAAGAAATTGCAGTATAAGAGTGCTTGTTATTTCTTTAGGGTCGATCGAGAGCATATAGTCGATGCAACCCAGAAGGGAGGGATTGCCCGATTTGTGAACCATTCATGCCTG CCAAACTGCGTTTCCAGAATCATTTCTCTGAGGAATGAGAAGAAG GTAGTATTTTTTGCTGAGAGAGACATTTTTCCTGGAGAAGAGATTACATATGATTACAATTTTAACCATGAAGATGAAGGCAAAAAAATCCCCTGCTACTGTAATTCAAAGAATTGCCGTCGGTATTTAAACTGA
- the LOC129889102 gene encoding uncharacterized protein LOC129889102 isoform X3 codes for MAPPKLVMFSNADSGIKFPETGYSGPRHPRVFCLGLTGYLLLTTTGLLGVICFCHGSHMSISRFCQHSGLSHVNPGNAVRMDTGVTIAQWRKLFFHKLGIRTPEDHGGWDWPEVFPVSAGSAEFCPSLPNLSPNSELYGTFGASNGAGQSWNNMSISKNSQRPPLSNLDGIQDLENGSSFVSAYIGSNSKDINTFNSLPDLKISKLLGINSSLLQMDGSSVSSSIELRLGHPSQQSKMLGTLAQQTFEYHSIVKPMEYQQSLFPEPLMHKAVESQAVEESRSNFHMLNSSPGSGKGQLDLVNSAYGLHNTTSESRTRNSIFPVVQAQFKGPSEGLLYSEDIKNMVNGSHIPPGEPQSLTRGGSLRAQDSGVYCQLSSDLNAVHWPYLRHGGSECNISPSVEQANYFPVAPNTFMCYCCNSAVQPDFSVEKHHFIGEPLDTTQIEQNGVSGCITNLFACKLNGSEKVPLNNVASLEGSDLVWNRINKMECHSSQWRDVPKKVTGAVSLTFKGQKTDFLNMNEKMRGQNADAGGNKPSCDVAFQNAECLKEPEIPNVSSGGSAPVVTEASAVIHDNVLSTADGQKTLASNVVLDEGSGINRSWLSNDAQGSEQSAEFLGVACEFNPMDAGPSKGFADNSSRSLIDELRVRDSLKLKKMQNHSSFSIQEKSHRIHKVVDFSIKVIRKRTKWGKLDTTLPAVYSACGYPEGTCGSGLEHSCNDKQGALLSDNGSAEKCMYSIEPSFRERRFRMGSLNTLSCNVKVNCHDAKAISTQSDHLKVDDDDTFVACELTRRKRPKLDTATPVRQADEGYNLGVDAAAKCSMVDTSTFPEMHEKVYRRAVRPIVGQKYGVISNANPSKPVKFVSLRKICDSLEKCGSSGNSTAKLTSVKLRKASAKEKHRRINRSPYLKKVRICNANCVVTTKKSKSHLLTSSELDPCQSLEQSKRVHCHGGEQGAYLCYSLEKRRYDCLIETGNIADDSLPTPQKPLCKEIHKQDLNELTLEGIHPGEGDSTCARTEGYKGRKKEGVRYNFRQYPESGGGCLVAQEQLNAWIYITGQKPSRKEMLRLPPKDAEYDYRKEYARYKHSKGWKSLVVYKSGIHALGLYTSRFILQGEMVVEYVGEIVGLRVADKREIEYLSGKKLQYKSACYFFRVDREHIVDATQKGGIARFVNHSCLPNCVSRIISLRNEKKVVFFAERDIFPGEEITYDYNFNHEDEGKKIPCYCNSKNCRRYLN; via the exons ATGGCTCCTCCGAAACTAGTAATGTTTTCAAATGCAGATAGTGGCATAAAATTTCCGGAAACAGGATATTCTGGGCCACGCCATCCCCGTGTGTTTTGTTTGGGCTTAA CCGGTTACCTGCTTCTCACAACTACTGGTCTTCTTGGAGTAATTTGCTTCTGCCATGGTTCACATATGTCTATTTCTAGGTTTTGTCAG CATTCTGGTTTATCTCATGTTAATCCTGGCAATGCTGTTCGTATGGACACTGGTGTCACCATAGCTCAGTGGCGGAAGCTCTTCTTCCATAAACTAGGG ATTAGGACTCCTGAAGATCATGGTGGATGGGACTGGCCTGAAGTATTTCCAGTGAGTGCTGGTTCAGCAGAGTTTTGTCCATCCCTTCCCAATTTATCTCCAAATTCTGAGCTGTATGGTACATTTGGAGCTTCAAATGGAGCTGGACAGTCATGGAACAATATGTCTATTTCAAAGAACTCTCAGCGTCCACCATTGTCAAACTTAGATGGGATACAAGACCTGGAGAATGGTTCTTCATTTGTTTCAGCTTATATTGGTTCAAATTCTAAGGACATAAATACCTTCAATTCTCTTCCAgatctcaaaatttcaaaattgctTGGTATCAACAGTTCGCTTTTGCAAATGGACGGAAGTAGTGTCTCCTCAAGTATTGAGTTGAGACTTGGGCATCCATCCCAGCAAAGCAAAATGTTGGGAACTTTAGCTCAACAAACTTTTGAGTATCATTCCATTGTCAAACCAATGGAATACCAACAATCATTGTTTCCAGAGCCCCTTATGCATAAAG CAGTTGAATCACAGGCAGTGGAAGAAAGCAGGTCAAATTTTCATATGTTGAATTCGAGTCCAGGAAGTGGAAAGGGCCAGCTAGACCTTGTCAACTCTGCCTATGGACTCCACAACACAACAAGTGAATCCAGAACTAGAAATTCCATTTTTCCTGTGGTTCAAGCGCAGTTCAAGGGTCCTTCAGAAGGACTACTGTACTCTGAAGATATCAAAAATATGGTTAATGGAAGTCATATTCCACCCGGAGAACCTCAGT CTTTAACACGTGGAGGATCGCTGCGTGCTCAAGACTCAGGAGTGTACTGTCAGCTTTCCTCTGATTTAAATGCAGTTCACTGGCCTTACCTAAG ACATGGAGGTTCTGAATGTAATATTTCTCCATCAGTTGAGCAAGCGAATTACTTTCCGGTTGCACCAAATACATTCATGTGTTACTGCTGTAACTCTGCTGTTCAGCCGGACTTTTCTGTTGAAAAACATCATTTCATTGGTGAACCTCTGGATACTACTCAGATAGAACAGAATGGAGTTTCTGGCTGCATTACAAATTTATTTGCTTGTAAGTTGAATGGCAGTGAGAAAGTGCCTTTGAACAATGTGGCCTCTTTGGAAGGAAGTGATTTAGTGTGGAATAGGATAAATAAAATGGAGTGTCACTCTTCTCAATGGAGAGATGTTCCCAAAAAGGTTACTGGAGCAGTTAGTCTGACATTTAAGGGACAGAAAACAGATTTCCTGAACATGAATGAAAAAATGAGAGGACAAAATGCTGATGCTGGTGGAAACAAACCCAGTTGTGATGTAGCTTTTCAAAATGCTGAATGTCTAAAGGAGCCAGAAATACCCAATGTTTCTTCTGGAGGATCTGCACCTGTTGTTACTGAGGCATCTGCAGTGATTCATGACAATGTGCTCTCCACTGCTGATGGTCAAAAGACTCTGGCAAGTAATGTTGTATTAGATGAAGGATCAGGAATCAACAGAAGCTGGTTGTCTAATGATGCGCAAGGCAGTGAACAAAGTGCAGAGTTTCTTGGTGTTGCTTGCGAATTCAACCCCATGGATGCAGGACCATCCAAAGGGTTTGCTGATAATTCTTCTCGTAGTCTGATTGATGAACTTCGAGTGAGAGATtccttaaaattgaagaaaatgcaGAACCATTCTAGCTTCAGCATTCAAGAAAAGAGCCATCGTATTCATAAAGTGGTTGATTTTTCCATAAAGGTCATTAGAAAAAGAACCAAATGGGGAAAGTTGGATACAACACTTCCTGCCGTCTACTCTGCTTGTGGCTATCCAGAGGGCACTTGTGGTTCTGGTCTGGAACATTCGTGCAATGATAAACAAGGTGCCCTCCTATCTGATAACGGCAGTGCAGAAAAATGTATGTATTCCATAGAACCAAGTTTCAGAGAAAGGAGGTTCAGAATGGGTTCATTGAATACTCTTTCTTGCAATGTTAAAGTTAATTGCCATGATGCAAAAGCTATTAGTACTCAGTCAGATCATTTAAAGGTCGATGATGATGATACCTTTGTAGCTTGTGAATTAACAAGAAGAAAGAGGCCGAAATTGGACACTGCAACACCTGTTAGGCAGGCAGATGAGGGATATAATCTAGGTGTTGACGCTGCAGCTAAGTGCAGTATGGTAGATACCTCTACGTTTCCTGAGATGCATGAGAAGGTTTATAGGAGGGCTGTAAGACCTATAGTGGGACAGAAATATGGAGTAATTTCTAATGCGAATCCATCAAAACCAGTCAAATTTGTTTCTCTAAGAAAAATTTGCGACTCATTGGAAAAGTGTGGCTCCTCTGGAAACTCCACTGCAAAATTGACTTCTGTAAAATTAAGGAAGGCAAGTGCAAAAGAAAAACATCGACGCATTAACAGATCTCCATATCTCAAGAAAGTCAGAATTTGTAATGCTAATTGTGTTGTAACTACCAAAAAATCTAAAAGTCATCTCTTGACATCTAGTGAATTGGATCCTTGCCAATCATTAGAGCAATCCAAAAGAGTGCATTGCCATGGAGGTGAACAAGGGGCTTACTTATGCTACTCTTTAGAGAAGAGAAGGTATGATTGCCTTATAGAAACTGGTAATATTGCAGATGATTCTCTGCCAACTCCACAGAAGCCATTGTGCAAGGAGATTCACAAACAGGACCTTAATGAGTTGACACTTGAAG GTATTCATCCAGGAGAAGGAGATTCTACCTGTGCTCGAACAGAG GGATACAAGGGCCGCAAAAAGGAAGGAGTGCGGTATAATTTTCGTCAGTATCCTGAGTCTGGCGGTGGATGCCTTGTTGCCCAGGAGCAACTAAATGCCTGGATTTACATAACTGGACAAAAGCCATCAAGAAAAGAGATGCTGAGGCTTCCACCTAAAGATGCTGAATATGATTATCGG AAGGAATATGCTCGCTATAAGCACTCCAAAGGGTGGAAGAGTTTGGTTGTGTATAAATCTGGCATTCATGCTCTTGGTCTTTACACGTCTAGGTTTATTTTACAAGGCGAAATG GTTGTTGAATATGTGGGTGAGATAGTGGGGCTCCGTGTGGCTGACAAAAGAGAAATTGAGTACCTGTCAGGAAAGAAATTGCAGTATAAGAGTGCTTGTTATTTCTTTAGGGTCGATCGAGAGCATATAGTCGATGCAACCCAGAAGGGAGGGATTGCCCGATTTGTGAACCATTCATGCCTG CCAAACTGCGTTTCCAGAATCATTTCTCTGAGGAATGAGAAGAAG GTAGTATTTTTTGCTGAGAGAGACATTTTTCCTGGAGAAGAGATTACATATGATTACAATTTTAACCATGAAGATGAAGGCAAAAAAATCCCCTGCTACTGTAATTCAAAGAATTGCCGTCGGTATTTAAACTGA